In the genome of Leeuwenhoekiella sp. MAR_2009_132, one region contains:
- a CDS encoding GMC oxidoreductase: protein MYDAIVVGTGISGGWAAKELSEQGLKTLVLERGRMVRHIEDYPTMNMDPWDFKFKGQPTKEEEAKQFKQARTGYTTNKAHSHFFVNDLEHPYNETKRFDWMRGYHVGGRSIMWGRQSYRLSDIDFEANKKEGIAVDWPVRYSDIAPWYDKVEEYIGVSGENLGLPQLPDGHFGPPMDLNCVEEHLKKNMAQNYKDRLVTIGRTAHITYTDKTFEGRSACQYRNRCMRGCPFGAYFSSNSSTLPAAEKTGNMTLRPFSIVKEVVYDDTTKLATGVKVIDAETKEEMTFNAKVIFLCASAIASASILMQSKSERFPNGLGNDSGELGHNIMDHHFQVGASGKFDGFEDKYYKGRRANGLYIPRFRNVGGDTDQPNFKRGYGYQGGASRGDWTEAVAEMKYGEDLKKAISEPGGWTIGITAFGECLPYHENKMSLDYDKVDKWGLPTITFDAEWKENEWEMRKDMKQQAVEMLTNAGFKDVKPYDNPGAPGLGIHEMGTARMGRDPKTSVLNGNNQVHAVPNVYVTDGSFMTSASCVNPSLTYMAFTARAAAHAAEQFKNGKFA from the coding sequence ATGTACGATGCCATTGTGGTAGGTACTGGAATTAGCGGCGGCTGGGCTGCCAAAGAATTAAGTGAGCAAGGTCTTAAGACTTTAGTTCTTGAACGCGGCCGTATGGTGAGGCATATTGAAGATTATCCTACTATGAATATGGATCCCTGGGATTTCAAATTTAAAGGACAGCCTACAAAAGAAGAGGAGGCCAAGCAATTTAAGCAAGCGCGTACAGGATATACCACAAACAAGGCGCACAGCCACTTTTTTGTAAATGATCTAGAACACCCCTATAATGAGACCAAACGTTTTGACTGGATGCGTGGTTATCACGTGGGTGGTCGTTCTATTATGTGGGGTCGCCAGAGTTATCGTCTAAGCGACATTGATTTTGAAGCAAATAAAAAAGAAGGGATAGCTGTTGACTGGCCGGTGCGTTACAGTGATATTGCACCCTGGTATGATAAGGTTGAAGAATATATAGGAGTAAGTGGTGAGAATTTAGGATTACCTCAATTACCTGATGGTCATTTTGGCCCGCCAATGGATCTTAACTGCGTTGAAGAACATCTTAAGAAAAACATGGCGCAGAACTATAAAGACCGTTTGGTTACTATAGGACGTACCGCACATATTACCTATACAGACAAAACCTTTGAAGGTAGATCTGCGTGTCAATACAGAAATCGCTGTATGCGTGGTTGCCCGTTTGGAGCTTATTTTAGTAGTAACTCTTCTACATTACCTGCTGCTGAAAAAACAGGTAATATGACGCTAAGACCGTTTAGCATCGTAAAGGAGGTGGTTTATGACGATACTACAAAATTAGCAACAGGGGTTAAAGTTATTGATGCTGAAACTAAAGAAGAAATGACTTTTAATGCAAAAGTTATCTTCTTATGTGCTTCTGCAATTGCTTCTGCATCTATTTTAATGCAGTCAAAATCTGAACGCTTTCCAAATGGATTAGGAAACGACAGTGGAGAATTAGGACACAATATAATGGACCATCATTTTCAGGTAGGAGCTTCTGGAAAGTTTGATGGTTTTGAAGATAAATATTACAAAGGTCGCCGTGCAAACGGACTTTACATTCCTCGCTTTAGGAATGTAGGTGGCGATACAGATCAACCTAACTTTAAAAGAGGTTATGGGTATCAAGGAGGTGCAAGCCGTGGTGACTGGACTGAAGCTGTAGCCGAAATGAAATATGGTGAAGATCTTAAAAAAGCAATTTCTGAGCCGGGCGGCTGGACGATAGGTATTACCGCTTTTGGGGAATGCTTACCGTATCACGAGAATAAAATGAGCTTAGATTATGATAAAGTAGATAAGTGGGGACTACCTACCATCACTTTTGATGCAGAGTGGAAAGAGAACGAGTGGGAAATGCGAAAAGATATGAAGCAGCAAGCTGTAGAAATGCTTACTAATGCTGGCTTTAAAGATGTTAAGCCCTATGATAATCCGGGAGCACCGGGATTAGGTATTCATGAAATGGGAACTGCGCGTATGGGTAGAGATCCTAAAACTTCGGTTCTAAATGGTAATAATCAGGTACATGCAGTACCTAACGTTTATGTTACAGACGGTTCTTTTATGACTTCAGCAAGTTGTGTGAACCCATCATTAACATATATGGCTTTTACTGCAAGAGCTGCAGCACACGCAGCAGAACAATTTAAAAACGGAAAATTCGCTTAA
- a CDS encoding nucleoside permease — MKSFIRVQLSIMMFLEFFIWGGWFVTLGTFMGQNLNATAGEIGAAFSTQSWGAIIAPFIIGLIADRYFNAERILGVLHLIGAVLMYQMANATDFAAFYPYVLGYMIAYMPTLALVNSVSFRQLKDPAKEFSYIRVFGTIGWIVAGVVISYIFFWDSTEALAAGALKNTFLMTAIASAVLGIFSFTLPKTPPVVAKGEKIGLRDILGLDALSLLKDRNFLVFFLSSILICIPLAFYYQNLSPFLTEIGMEGSTAKAALGQVSEVLFMLLLPLFFKRFGVKFTLLIGMAAWAVRYLLFAYGNADELVFMLFIGIALHGICYDFFFVSGQIYTDSKAGEKFKSSAQGLITLATYGVGMLVGFFIAGKVTDSNLLSEGVHDWNGIWTFPVLFAVAVMVLFAIFFKNEKVEEKHL, encoded by the coding sequence ATGAAATCATTTATTCGCGTACAGCTATCAATCATGATGTTTCTGGAGTTTTTTATCTGGGGTGGCTGGTTTGTTACATTAGGTACCTTTATGGGACAAAATTTAAATGCTACCGCCGGCGAGATAGGCGCTGCATTCTCAACACAATCCTGGGGAGCAATTATTGCCCCATTTATAATTGGGTTAATTGCAGACCGGTACTTTAATGCAGAACGTATTCTGGGTGTCCTACATCTTATAGGCGCTGTTCTTATGTATCAAATGGCAAATGCTACAGATTTTGCGGCTTTCTATCCCTATGTTTTAGGGTATATGATTGCCTATATGCCAACTCTTGCCTTAGTAAACTCAGTATCTTTTAGACAGTTAAAAGACCCTGCAAAAGAGTTTTCTTACATACGTGTATTTGGCACAATAGGGTGGATTGTTGCCGGGGTGGTTATTAGCTATATATTTTTCTGGGATAGTACCGAAGCATTAGCTGCAGGCGCTCTTAAAAACACTTTTTTAATGACCGCTATTGCTTCGGCAGTATTGGGTATTTTTAGTTTTACATTACCTAAAACACCTCCTGTTGTTGCTAAAGGAGAAAAAATAGGATTACGTGATATATTAGGACTTGATGCGCTTTCACTTCTTAAAGACCGAAACTTTCTTGTATTCTTCCTATCTTCTATTCTCATTTGTATTCCGTTAGCATTTTACTATCAGAATTTGAGTCCGTTTTTAACTGAAATAGGTATGGAAGGTTCAACCGCCAAGGCAGCCCTGGGTCAGGTATCTGAAGTGTTATTTATGCTTTTACTACCATTATTCTTTAAACGTTTTGGTGTAAAATTCACCTTACTTATAGGTATGGCGGCGTGGGCAGTTCGGTATTTATTATTCGCTTATGGCAATGCAGACGAGCTCGTATTTATGCTGTTTATAGGTATTGCATTGCACGGTATTTGCTATGATTTTTTCTTTGTTTCAGGACAAATTTATACAGATAGTAAAGCAGGAGAGAAGTTTAAAAGTTCAGCTCAAGGCCTTATCACATTAGCCACCTACGGTGTAGGTATGTTAGTAGGCTTCTTTATAGCAGGTAAAGTAACAGACAGCAATTTATTGAGTGAAGGGGTACACGACTGGAATGGAATTTGGACATTTCCGGTGCTGTTTGCTGTAGCTGTTATGGTTCTTTTTGCTATATTCTTCAAGAACGAAAAAGTAGAAGAAAAACATTTATAA
- a CDS encoding sugar phosphate isomerase/epimerase family protein — MNVKLLLTTLILLAVISCKNKNKTENNVDESVVVTQKEPFFKISLAQWSLNKAIRSGEMNPLDFAEKAHEMGFEGIEYVSQLYTPLMETFSDDKTALDSILPKLKAKSEEFNVQNVLIMVDAEGDLAVADDDERNTAVENHKKWIDAAAYLGCHAIRVNLIGAPDKEVWKTSAIDGLGKLAEYGASKNIDVIVENHGGFSSNAKLLMEVINTIDKPNCGTLPDFGNFCVKRENGAQWDGACVEEYPRYQGIEEMMPKALAVSAKTYNFDEAGEETIMDFTKILQLVKNAGYTGFIGIEYEGENLTAEEGIIKTKELLLSAAQNLN, encoded by the coding sequence ATGAACGTTAAACTCTTACTAACAACCCTAATACTACTCGCAGTTATCTCGTGTAAAAACAAAAATAAAACTGAAAATAATGTAGATGAAAGCGTTGTAGTTACTCAAAAAGAACCATTTTTCAAGATTTCTCTCGCACAGTGGTCACTTAACAAAGCAATTCGCAGCGGAGAAATGAACCCTCTAGACTTTGCAGAAAAAGCACACGAAATGGGTTTTGAAGGTATTGAATATGTAAGTCAGTTATACACACCCTTAATGGAAACATTTTCTGATGATAAAACCGCATTAGATTCTATTCTTCCTAAATTGAAAGCCAAGTCTGAAGAATTTAATGTGCAAAACGTTTTGATAATGGTTGATGCAGAAGGAGATCTTGCTGTAGCAGATGACGATGAGCGTAATACCGCTGTAGAAAATCATAAAAAATGGATTGATGCCGCCGCTTATTTAGGCTGTCACGCAATTCGCGTTAATTTGATAGGCGCTCCAGATAAGGAGGTTTGGAAAACTAGCGCAATAGATGGTTTGGGGAAATTAGCAGAATATGGAGCTTCTAAAAACATAGACGTAATTGTCGAAAATCACGGCGGCTTTTCTTCTAACGCAAAATTATTAATGGAAGTTATCAATACGATTGATAAACCCAATTGCGGTACGCTTCCTGACTTTGGTAATTTTTGTGTAAAACGTGAAAATGGTGCGCAATGGGATGGTGCTTGTGTTGAGGAATATCCAAGGTATCAAGGTATTGAAGAAATGATGCCAAAAGCTTTAGCCGTTAGCGCAAAGACTTATAACTTTGATGAAGCAGGAGAAGAAACCATTATGGACTTTACCAAGATTCTTCAACTTGTAAAAAATGCGGGATACACAGGCTTTATAGGTATTGAATATGAAGGTGAAAACCTCACCGCCGAAGAAGGAATTATAAAAACTAAAGAATTACTACTTTCTGCAGCACAAAATCTTAACTAA
- a CDS encoding DUF1080 domain-containing protein, whose amino-acid sequence MKKITLTLGLALALFASCKDQPKNSEKEEVALTETEEIQQETGEWTVLFDGSNLDHWHVYNGAEPTQWKVVDDALVFTPADNREGTENLVTDSTYTSFVLSLDWKISEGGNSGVLWGVQEDPKLNEPYYTGAEIQVLDDERHPDAKAGTTHRSGALYDMIAAPEGVVKPAGEWNTNEITIDYDNNKGIVVMNGEEVVTFPVTGEEWDAMVAKSKFADWEAFAKVKSGKIALQDHGNQVSYRNIKIKQL is encoded by the coding sequence ATGAAAAAAATCACATTAACCCTAGGCCTTGCTTTAGCACTTTTTGCTTCTTGTAAAGATCAACCCAAAAATTCTGAAAAAGAAGAAGTAGCGCTTACCGAAACGGAAGAAATACAACAGGAAACTGGCGAGTGGACTGTTCTTTTTGACGGAAGCAATCTAGATCATTGGCACGTTTATAATGGTGCAGAACCTACCCAGTGGAAAGTAGTTGACGATGCTTTAGTTTTTACACCCGCAGATAACCGGGAGGGAACCGAAAATCTGGTAACAGATAGCACGTATACAAGTTTTGTTTTAAGCCTTGATTGGAAGATCTCAGAAGGTGGAAACAGTGGGGTATTATGGGGTGTACAAGAAGATCCTAAATTAAACGAGCCGTATTACACAGGTGCAGAAATACAGGTATTAGACGACGAGCGCCACCCTGATGCTAAAGCAGGAACAACACACCGTTCTGGTGCTTTATATGATATGATTGCAGCTCCTGAAGGTGTTGTAAAACCTGCTGGAGAATGGAATACTAATGAGATCACTATTGATTATGATAACAATAAAGGTATTGTAGTTATGAATGGTGAAGAAGTAGTAACATTTCCGGTTACTGGTGAAGAATGGGATGCGATGGTTGCAAAATCTAAGTTTGCAGATTGGGAAGCATTTGCTAAGGTAAAATCGGGAAAAATCGCCTTACAAGACCACGGAAATCAAGTTTCTTACCGAAATATAAAAATCAAACAACTTTAA
- a CDS encoding YicC/YloC family endoribonuclease — protein sequence MIKSMTGFGKSVTQLPTKKITIEIKSLNSKSQDLNARIPSFYREKELELRNLVAKKLERGKIDFSLYVELNGEETSTSINADVVKQYIKQLQAVSPGADEVELLKMAVRLPDALKTERDEIDAEEYKTILAGLETALNAIDSYRLDEGKVLKEDFDLRISNISAYLEEVKTLDPERMQGVRERLIKAVSDLKTEVDENRFEQELTYYLEKYDITEEKVRLNNHLEYFQKSLKSADSNGKKLAFISQEMGREINTIGSKSNYAPMQQVVVRMKDELEKIKEQLLNVL from the coding sequence ATGATAAAATCTATGACCGGTTTTGGGAAATCTGTTACTCAGCTTCCCACAAAAAAAATAACCATTGAGATTAAATCTCTTAACAGTAAGAGCCAGGATCTTAATGCGCGCATTCCTTCTTTCTACAGAGAAAAAGAATTAGAATTGCGAAACCTTGTTGCAAAGAAACTGGAGCGTGGTAAAATAGATTTTAGTTTATATGTTGAACTTAATGGTGAAGAAACCAGTACCTCTATAAATGCAGATGTTGTAAAACAATATATAAAGCAATTGCAAGCTGTCTCTCCAGGTGCAGATGAGGTCGAACTTTTAAAAATGGCCGTGAGACTGCCTGACGCTCTTAAAACAGAACGAGACGAGATTGACGCTGAAGAATATAAAACCATCTTAGCGGGTCTTGAAACTGCCCTAAATGCCATTGATAGTTATAGGCTTGATGAAGGCAAGGTTCTTAAAGAAGATTTTGATCTGCGTATTTCTAATATTTCGGCTTACTTAGAAGAAGTTAAAACCTTAGATCCAGAACGTATGCAAGGAGTACGCGAGCGTCTCATTAAAGCAGTAAGCGATCTAAAAACTGAAGTAGATGAAAATCGTTTTGAGCAGGAACTTACCTACTATTTAGAAAAGTACGATATCACAGAAGAGAAAGTACGTTTGAATAATCACCTAGAATACTTTCAGAAATCATTAAAATCTGCAGATTCTAATGGTAAGAAACTGGCTTTTATAAGTCAGGAAATGGGAAGAGAAATAAATACAATAGGTTCTAAATCTAATTACGCTCCAATGCAACAAGTTGTGGTGCGTATGAAAGACGAACTAGAAAAAATTAAAGAACAACTTTTAAACGTGCTTTAA
- a CDS encoding Gfo/Idh/MocA family protein produces the protein MKKLKMGMVGGGQGSFIGDVHRRASRIDGMIDLVCGAFSSDAERSIKSAEALGVAPERAYKSFEEMIKKEAELPEAERMDFVSIVTPNHMHFPPAKMALEHGFHVICDKPVTLTLEEAFELQKVVRSSGKVFALTHNYTGYPMVKQARLMVANGELGEIRKVVVHYLQGWMSTAVEETENKQASWRVDPKKSGIGGALGDIGTHAENLTEYITGKKIVEVAADLSSFGAGRVLDDDGNILLRLEGNTKGSLSISQIATGEENNLGIRVYGTKGSVAWYQENPNELTAYWLDKPKQIYTPGGNGTYAESTEYTRVPPGHPEGYLEGFATIYRSFAKEVLAVKDGAACSERPDFPTIDDGLRGMQFIYASVASSDNNAAWVSLTN, from the coding sequence ATGAAAAAATTAAAAATGGGAATGGTAGGCGGTGGCCAGGGTTCTTTTATAGGAGATGTACACCGTAGAGCTTCCAGAATAGATGGGATGATAGATTTAGTTTGTGGTGCCTTTAGCAGTGATGCAGAACGCAGCATCAAATCTGCCGAAGCATTAGGTGTTGCTCCTGAGCGCGCTTACAAAAGTTTTGAGGAAATGATTAAAAAGGAAGCAGAGCTTCCTGAAGCAGAACGTATGGATTTTGTTTCTATCGTAACTCCAAATCATATGCACTTTCCACCGGCAAAAATGGCCTTAGAACATGGTTTTCACGTTATTTGCGATAAGCCGGTTACACTTACGCTAGAAGAAGCTTTTGAACTTCAAAAAGTAGTTAGAAGCAGCGGAAAAGTATTTGCTTTGACACACAACTACACCGGTTATCCTATGGTCAAGCAAGCACGATTAATGGTTGCAAATGGTGAACTTGGAGAAATACGCAAAGTAGTTGTACACTACTTACAAGGGTGGATGTCTACCGCTGTTGAAGAAACCGAAAACAAACAAGCCAGCTGGCGCGTTGATCCTAAAAAATCTGGAATTGGCGGTGCTTTAGGCGACATAGGTACGCACGCTGAAAACTTAACCGAATATATCACGGGTAAAAAAATTGTAGAAGTTGCTGCTGACCTCAGCAGTTTTGGCGCAGGGCGTGTTTTAGATGATGACGGTAATATTTTATTGCGTCTTGAAGGTAATACTAAAGGCTCTTTGAGTATTTCGCAAATAGCAACCGGTGAAGAAAACAACCTCGGCATACGTGTTTATGGTACAAAAGGAAGTGTCGCCTGGTATCAGGAAAACCCTAATGAGCTTACCGCATATTGGTTAGACAAGCCGAAACAGATTTACACACCGGGTGGAAACGGCACTTATGCAGAATCTACCGAATATACCCGAGTTCCTCCCGGCCATCCGGAAGGTTATTTAGAAGGTTTCGCTACCATTTACAGAAGCTTTGCTAAAGAAGTTCTCGCCGTAAAAGACGGAGCAGCTTGCTCTGAACGACCAGATTTTCCAACTATAGATGACGGTTTAAGAGGTATGCAGTTTATTTACGCATCTGTGGCATCAAGCGACAATAATGCCGCCTGGGTAAGCTTAACAAATTAA
- a CDS encoding sugar phosphate isomerase/epimerase family protein, protein MKTIKGPAVFLAQFMDDKEPFNSLDGLCKWASNLGYKGIQIPTWENRLIDLKKAAESKTYCDELKGKVNSYGLEITELCTHLQGQLVAVHPAYDEMFDNFAPEGFKNNPKKRQEWAVDQLMCAAKASRNLGIDVHGTFSGALLWHTFHPWPQRPPGLVELGFKELANRWTPILNAFDEQGVDVCYEVHPGEDIHDGVTFERFREATGNHKRVNILYDPSHFVLQQLDYIEYIDNYHEFIKMFHVKDSEFNPTGKKGAFGGYGDWRDRAGRYRSLGDGQIDFKTIFTKLTEYSCDVWAVMEWECCIKSPDQGAREGAPFIASHIIEATEKAFDDFAGAETDEAKLKRILGIK, encoded by the coding sequence ATGAAAACCATAAAAGGCCCTGCAGTATTTCTCGCTCAGTTTATGGACGATAAAGAACCCTTCAATTCTCTTGATGGGTTATGCAAATGGGCAAGCAATCTCGGTTATAAAGGAATTCAAATCCCTACCTGGGAAAACCGGTTAATCGATCTTAAAAAAGCAGCAGAAAGTAAAACCTATTGCGATGAACTTAAAGGTAAAGTAAACAGCTACGGTCTCGAAATTACCGAACTGTGTACACATCTTCAAGGACAACTGGTTGCAGTACATCCCGCTTATGATGAGATGTTTGATAATTTTGCTCCAGAAGGTTTTAAAAACAACCCAAAAAAACGTCAGGAATGGGCTGTTGACCAATTGATGTGTGCCGCAAAAGCAAGTAGAAATCTTGGCATAGACGTTCACGGTACATTTAGCGGTGCATTACTTTGGCATACCTTTCACCCCTGGCCACAGCGCCCACCAGGATTAGTAGAACTAGGATTTAAAGAACTTGCAAATCGCTGGACTCCTATTTTGAATGCTTTTGACGAGCAGGGAGTTGATGTTTGCTATGAAGTGCATCCCGGAGAAGATATTCACGATGGGGTTACTTTTGAGCGTTTCCGCGAAGCGACAGGTAATCACAAACGGGTAAATATTTTATATGACCCCAGCCATTTTGTGCTTCAGCAATTAGATTACATTGAATATATAGACAACTACCACGAGTTTATAAAGATGTTTCACGTTAAGGATTCAGAATTTAATCCTACGGGCAAAAAAGGTGCTTTTGGCGGTTATGGCGACTGGAGAGATCGCGCAGGACGTTACCGCTCTTTAGGTGATGGACAAATAGATTTTAAAACCATTTTTACAAAACTTACCGAATACAGCTGTGACGTATGGGCGGTTATGGAATGGGAATGCTGTATCAAATCTCCTGATCAAGGAGCTCGTGAAGGCGCCCCGTTTATTGCCAGTCATATTATTGAAGCTACAGAAAAAGCTTTTGATGATTTCGCCGGCGCGGAAACAGACGAAGCTAAATTGAAACGAATTTTAGGCATTAAATAA
- a CDS encoding gluconate 2-dehydrogenase subunit 3 family protein, with protein sequence MKRRQVLKNIGLGAGYVMVAPAVFNLLQSCKSEPKSDWEPVFLNATNGYALTKVLDVILPKGDTPGASDLNLAQFIDSYMNEVAGDKQKEEFKSGANAFALSFKENYDKELIDGKDEDFESAVAKYLGADKETRDGYVKQISETQDPDAPKADFDAHAGSYAYLNAVRDLGVWAWKNSEEVGENVLWYDPIPGAYIGCLPESEAGGGKVMSL encoded by the coding sequence ATGAAAAGAAGACAGGTTTTAAAAAATATTGGTCTGGGCGCTGGTTATGTTATGGTAGCCCCTGCTGTTTTTAACTTATTGCAAAGTTGTAAAAGCGAACCTAAAAGTGATTGGGAGCCCGTTTTTTTAAACGCTACTAATGGTTATGCCCTAACTAAAGTGCTCGATGTGATTTTGCCTAAAGGCGATACTCCGGGAGCATCAGATCTAAACTTGGCTCAGTTTATTGACAGTTACATGAATGAAGTCGCAGGAGATAAGCAAAAAGAAGAGTTTAAGTCTGGAGCAAATGCTTTTGCCTTAAGCTTTAAAGAAAACTATGATAAAGAACTAATAGACGGTAAAGATGAAGATTTTGAAAGTGCCGTTGCAAAATATCTTGGTGCAGATAAAGAAACACGTGATGGTTACGTGAAGCAAATTTCTGAAACTCAGGATCCAGATGCTCCTAAGGCAGATTTTGATGCACATGCAGGATCGTATGCATATTTAAATGCCGTACGTGATTTAGGAGTTTGGGCCTGGAAAAATAGTGAAGAAGTGGGTGAAAACGTACTATGGTATGATCCTATACCGGGAGCTTACATTG
- a CDS encoding zinc metalloprotease: MKKVTLILGLALLTVISCSENAEELKDSQISENQEVAVDMSDFYLYTDDFENGKSKVGKDSKVCYSMANLNRQLSENEELYDKMYTIEKGVRKFINAKKPSGAGNGNGGGTNTGGGTDPVSDGLGVITIPVVVHVIYSNSQENISDAQIQSQIAILNQDFNATNGDVNNVPSEFAGLVADSDINFTLSQTIRVASTRTSWGTRDEMKFASNGGSNVVTPQTHLNLWICNIGGGILGYAQFPGGSSSTDGVVISPQYIGNTGYVAAPFNKGRTATHEVGHYLNLRHIWGDGRCQQDDFVADTPSSDAPNYGCPSYPTVNCRSTDMTMNYMDYVDDACMYMFSEGQKSRMRAIFGSGGPRASFLN; this comes from the coding sequence ATGAAAAAAGTAACACTAATACTCGGGTTGGCATTATTAACCGTAATCTCCTGTTCAGAAAATGCAGAAGAATTGAAAGATTCTCAAATATCAGAAAATCAAGAGGTTGCTGTTGATATGAGCGACTTTTATTTGTATACAGATGATTTTGAAAATGGAAAATCTAAAGTAGGTAAAGATTCTAAAGTTTGCTATTCAATGGCTAATTTAAATAGACAATTATCTGAAAATGAGGAGCTATATGACAAGATGTACACGATTGAAAAGGGTGTAAGAAAATTCATAAATGCAAAAAAGCCTTCAGGAGCAGGTAATGGTAATGGAGGCGGTACCAATACGGGCGGTGGTACAGATCCTGTGAGTGACGGTTTAGGAGTTATTACAATTCCTGTTGTGGTTCACGTGATCTACAGTAATTCACAAGAAAATATAAGTGACGCACAGATACAATCTCAAATTGCGATTCTTAATCAAGATTTTAATGCGACTAATGGAGATGTAAACAATGTACCTTCAGAATTTGCAGGTTTAGTTGCAGATTCAGACATCAATTTTACATTAAGTCAGACGATACGAGTAGCTTCTACACGTACTTCCTGGGGAACAAGAGATGAGATGAAATTTGCTTCAAATGGCGGTTCTAATGTAGTTACGCCCCAAACTCATTTAAATCTTTGGATTTGTAATATAGGAGGTGGTATTTTAGGATATGCACAGTTTCCTGGAGGTTCATCTTCAACAGATGGCGTAGTGATTTCTCCTCAATATATCGGAAACACCGGTTATGTTGCTGCTCCTTTTAATAAAGGTAGAACGGCTACTCACGAAGTTGGCCACTATTTAAACTTACGTCACATTTGGGGTGATGGCCGTTGCCAGCAAGATGATTTTGTTGCAGATACGCCATCTTCAGATGCGCCTAATTACGGTTGTCCATCGTATCCTACGGTAAATTGTAGATCTACAGATATGACCATGAATTATATGGATTATGTTGACGATGCTTGTATGTATATGTTCTCTGAAGGTCAAAAATCACGTATGCGTGCAATTTTTGGATCAGGAGGTCCAAGAGCGAGCTTCTTAAACTAG
- a CDS encoding DUF1080 domain-containing protein → MIKKTFILPALAAGLLISCNTSEEKKTDETTAPVKDTTMVVEEAPITDPKETEVWEPEPAVVSFSEKGIPSDAVVLFNGENLDAWKSATDSIVNAPWQINKDGSMTVVGGTGDIQTKESFGDMQLHVEWQAPQVVEGEGQGRGNSGIFLQGLYEVQVLNSFENRTYSNGQATAIYKQSIPLVNATKPTKEWQTYDIIYHQPVFDVDGNKTQAATVTVLHNGVLVQDNVEIQGTTEYIGKPKNEAHGEGPIKLQDHGNPVSFRNIWVRKL, encoded by the coding sequence ATGATTAAAAAAACATTTATACTTCCGGCTCTGGCTGCAGGTTTGTTAATCTCCTGTAATACTTCCGAAGAAAAGAAAACCGACGAGACTACTGCTCCAGTGAAAGACACCACTATGGTGGTTGAAGAAGCCCCCATAACAGATCCTAAAGAAACTGAAGTTTGGGAACCAGAACCGGCTGTAGTAAGTTTTAGTGAAAAAGGGATCCCTTCTGACGCGGTTGTATTATTTAATGGTGAAAACCTTGATGCCTGGAAAAGTGCTACAGACTCTATCGTAAATGCACCGTGGCAAATAAATAAAGACGGTTCTATGACCGTTGTAGGCGGTACAGGAGATATTCAAACTAAAGAATCTTTTGGAGATATGCAGCTACACGTAGAATGGCAAGCCCCTCAAGTTGTTGAAGGAGAAGGTCAGGGTCGAGGTAATAGTGGGATCTTTTTACAGGGGTTATACGAAGTACAGGTTTTAAATAGTTTTGAAAACCGCACCTATTCTAACGGGCAGGCAACAGCAATTTATAAGCAAAGTATCCCGCTAGTAAATGCTACAAAACCTACTAAAGAATGGCAGACCTATGACATCATTTATCATCAACCTGTATTTGATGTAGATGGTAACAAGACACAAGCTGCTACCGTAACTGTGTTGCACAATGGTGTTTTAGTTCAAGATAATGTAGAGATACAAGGTACTACAGAGTATATAGGAAAACCCAAAAATGAAGCCCACGGTGAAGGTCCCATAAAATTACAGGATCACGGAAACCCGGTAAGTTTTAGAAATATATGGGTGCGTAAACTTTAA